One Streptomyces sp. L2 genomic window carries:
- a CDS encoding globin translates to MDHVNEIRRGTLQEQTFYEQVGGEETFRRLVHRFYEGVAEDPFLRPMYPEEDLGPAEDRLTLFLMQYWGGPTTYSEQRGHPRLRMRHVPFTVDRAAHDAWLKHMRVAVEELGLSEEHERTLWNYLTYAAASMINAPG, encoded by the coding sequence ATGGACCACGTGAATGAGATTCGGCGCGGCACGCTTCAGGAGCAGACCTTCTACGAGCAGGTCGGCGGGGAGGAGACCTTCCGCCGGCTCGTCCACCGTTTCTACGAGGGTGTCGCCGAGGACCCGTTCCTGCGGCCGATGTACCCGGAGGAGGACCTGGGCCCGGCCGAGGACCGGCTGACCCTGTTCCTCATGCAGTACTGGGGCGGTCCGACGACGTACAGCGAGCAGCGCGGTCACCCCCGGCTGCGCATGCGGCACGTCCCGTTCACCGTGGACCGGGCCGCGCACGACGCCTGGCTGAAGCACATGCGGGTGGCCGTCGAGGAACTCGGGCTGTCCGAGGAGCACGAGCGGACGCTGTGGAACTACCTGACCTACGCGGCCGCGTCGATGATCAACGCACCGGGCTGA
- a CDS encoding methyltransferase domain-containing protein — translation MGAYDAETDRLAAEARAALVREIDADGAFAEDPVWRQAFAAVPRHLFVPYYYVGVRGGYERRWGESPDRDARERWVRGAYADAPLATRLRDGELLSSSSQPSLMARMLVALRVEDGHRVLEVGAGTGYNAALLAHRLGDDDLVTTVDLEPEITESARTHLAAAGHHPAVVTGDGARGVPERAPFDRIIATCALPTVPRAWLAQCRPGARVLVPLATGLLALTVRDAGHAEGRFLSTPAYFVPLRGEGRAEAGPVSLSGLPSRAREQESFHFLLGLAGAALSPLDAYALWERTGMPDRERYGVTIAPDPTDTGHARAWLDDPNGPNTWPLP, via the coding sequence ATGGGCGCCTACGACGCGGAGACCGACCGGCTCGCCGCCGAGGCGCGGGCCGCGCTGGTGCGGGAGATCGACGCCGACGGCGCCTTCGCGGAGGATCCCGTGTGGCGGCAGGCGTTCGCCGCCGTGCCTCGGCACCTGTTCGTGCCGTACTACTACGTGGGCGTCCGGGGCGGCTACGAGCGCCGTTGGGGCGAGAGCCCGGACCGGGACGCGCGGGAACGCTGGGTACGCGGTGCCTACGCCGACGCCCCGCTGGCCACCCGGCTGCGCGACGGCGAACTGCTCTCCTCCAGCAGCCAGCCCTCCCTGATGGCGCGGATGCTCGTCGCGCTGCGGGTCGAGGACGGCCACCGGGTGCTGGAGGTCGGCGCCGGCACCGGCTACAACGCGGCGCTGCTCGCCCACCGGCTCGGCGACGACGACCTCGTCACCACCGTCGACCTGGAACCGGAGATCACCGAGTCGGCCCGGACGCATCTGGCCGCCGCCGGTCACCATCCGGCGGTCGTCACCGGCGACGGGGCGCGCGGGGTCCCCGAACGCGCGCCCTTCGACCGGATCATCGCCACCTGCGCGCTGCCCACCGTGCCGCGGGCCTGGCTCGCCCAGTGCCGTCCCGGCGCCCGCGTGCTGGTGCCGCTCGCCACCGGGCTGCTCGCGCTGACCGTGCGGGACGCCGGGCACGCCGAGGGCCGCTTCCTGTCCACACCGGCCTACTTCGTCCCGCTGCGCGGTGAGGGCCGCGCCGAGGCCGGCCCGGTGTCGCTGAGCGGGCTGCCGTCCCGGGCGCGCGAGCAGGAGTCGTTCCACTTCCTGCTCGGCCTCGCCGGGGCCGCTCTGAGCCCGCTGGACGCCTACGCCCTGTGGGAACGCACGGGCATGCCGGACCGCGAACGCTACGGCGTCACGATCGCCCCCGACCCCACAGACACCGGCCACGCACGAGCCTGGCTGGACGACCCGAACGGCCCGAACACCTGGCCCCTCCCGTAA
- a CDS encoding FHA domain-containing protein, which produces MPTCPNGHQSGSDDWCEVCGHRMAGAVPPPPPPPPTAGGGYGFPPPGPPGPGGPSQPGGPGQPGGGRPHLSAVPDPEPELCPQCRTPREGGAPFCEECRWNFLTNTATSYTPAAPRPTQPRFQPPSATYGGGDGYEYQGSRPSQVNRPAEPIPSFGSEPSGPTPFASERRPSGLPPTSAGPSGQQGPGGPGGPAGPSGFGDARRPGGPPPGVGGVPGQAPGAPGGPGGPGFGGVPGQTSGAPNGSGGPGGPGGFGGPSGFGGGPGQGPGNNPSAPSAFGGGQSDPVGPPPFGRGQGDTSGPPPFGRGQGDTPGQPPFGRGQGDTSGPPPFGGGQGGPAGAPPFGREPGGPGAPTPPGPPGGPGASGPSVFGADPSRPVPPPPGPTPPGPGAAAGGPPQAFQQAGPPAPPAFPQETGRPPAGGPAFGGGDDDWVISPPTGQPGQPGQPGPSGSASGPGGGYGYPPAGAPQAPNVPGFPQASRPSAGWTATIGPDREYFMAMMHRSGPEAAGLNLPAYSPEQQRALTGNQVTIGRRRHSTGDTPDIDLSVPPEDPGVSHQHAVLIQQPDGTWAVVDQNSTNGTTVNGGDEPIQPFVPVPLQDGDRVHVGAWTTITVRRG; this is translated from the coding sequence ATGCCGACCTGCCCGAACGGACACCAGTCGGGTTCCGACGACTGGTGCGAGGTCTGCGGTCACCGCATGGCCGGTGCCGTACCTCCGCCCCCTCCCCCGCCGCCGACAGCCGGTGGCGGCTACGGCTTCCCGCCGCCCGGCCCGCCCGGCCCCGGCGGCCCCAGCCAGCCCGGCGGCCCGGGTCAGCCCGGTGGTGGCCGCCCGCATCTGTCGGCCGTGCCCGATCCGGAGCCGGAACTGTGCCCGCAGTGCCGTACGCCCCGTGAGGGCGGCGCGCCGTTCTGCGAGGAGTGCCGGTGGAACTTCCTGACCAACACGGCCACGTCGTACACCCCGGCGGCGCCGCGCCCGACCCAGCCCCGCTTCCAGCCGCCGAGCGCGACGTACGGCGGCGGTGACGGGTACGAGTACCAGGGCTCGCGGCCCTCGCAGGTGAACCGGCCCGCCGAGCCGATCCCGTCCTTCGGCAGCGAGCCCTCGGGCCCGACGCCGTTCGCCTCGGAGCGCCGCCCGTCCGGCCTGCCGCCGACCTCGGCCGGCCCGTCCGGCCAGCAGGGTCCCGGGGGCCCGGGCGGCCCCGCGGGCCCGTCCGGCTTCGGCGACGCCCGCCGTCCGGGCGGCCCGCCGCCGGGAGTCGGGGGCGTCCCGGGTCAGGCACCTGGTGCGCCCGGCGGCCCTGGTGGCCCCGGCTTCGGTGGCGTGCCCGGCCAGACGTCCGGCGCACCCAACGGCTCCGGCGGCCCCGGTGGTCCTGGCGGCTTCGGTGGCCCTTCCGGCTTCGGTGGCGGCCCCGGCCAGGGGCCCGGCAACAACCCGTCCGCCCCGTCCGCCTTCGGTGGCGGGCAGAGCGACCCAGTCGGCCCGCCGCCCTTCGGCCGCGGCCAGGGGGACACATCCGGTCCACCGCCCTTCGGTCGCGGCCAGGGAGACACCCCCGGCCAGCCGCCGTTCGGTCGCGGCCAAGGGGACACGTCCGGTCCGCCGCCGTTCGGTGGCGGTCAGGGTGGTCCCGCCGGTGCGCCGCCGTTCGGGCGTGAGCCCGGGGGTCCCGGCGCCCCGACTCCCCCCGGCCCGCCCGGTGGGCCCGGTGCTTCCGGCCCCTCGGTGTTCGGCGCCGACCCCTCGCGTCCGGTTCCGCCGCCGCCCGGTCCGACCCCGCCCGGCCCCGGCGCCGCGGCGGGCGGCCCCCCGCAGGCGTTCCAGCAGGCCGGGCCGCCCGCCCCGCCCGCGTTCCCGCAGGAGACCGGCCGGCCCCCGGCCGGTGGCCCGGCCTTCGGCGGCGGAGACGACGACTGGGTGATCTCCCCGCCGACCGGCCAGCCCGGTCAGCCGGGGCAGCCCGGCCCGTCCGGGTCCGCCAGTGGTCCCGGCGGCGGCTACGGCTACCCGCCCGCCGGTGCCCCCCAGGCCCCGAACGTTCCCGGCTTCCCGCAGGCCTCGCGGCCGTCGGCCGGCTGGACGGCGACGATCGGCCCGGACCGCGAGTACTTCATGGCGATGATGCACCGCTCCGGTCCGGAGGCGGCGGGCCTGAACCTGCCCGCCTACTCGCCCGAGCAGCAGCGCGCCCTCACCGGCAACCAGGTGACCATCGGGCGGCGCCGGCACTCCACGGGCGACACCCCGGACATCGACCTGTCGGTGCCGCCGGAGGACCCGGGCGTCTCGCACCAGCACGCGGTGCTGATACAGCAGCCCGACGGCACCTGGGCGGTCGTCGACCAGAACTCGACGAACGGGACGACGGTCAACGGCGGCGACGAGCCGATCCAGCCCTTCGTGCCCGTGCCTCTACAGGACGGCGACCGCGTACACGTGGGCGCCTGGACGACGATCACGGTCCGCCGCGGCTGA
- a CDS encoding VWA domain-containing protein, which yields MANFAKSNVPQFSMDVYQNEYLPEGGSEVNAIVTVSATGGGTIGSAVTAPHLYAPGQGPSAAVAVMVDCSGSMDYPPAKMRNARDATAAAIDTLRDGVHFAVIGGTHVATEVYPGGGRLAVADARTRAEAREALRRLSAGGGTAIGTWLRLADRLLASADVAIRHGILLTDGRNEHEAPADLKSALDACAGRFTCDARGVGTDWEVKEVTGIASALLGTADIVADPAALAADFTRMMEAAMGKEVADVALRVWTPVGTSIRFVKQVAPTVEELTGRRTEAGPRAGDYPTGSWGDESRDYHLCVEVPPAGIGREMLAARVSLVIPEADGTVQNLGAQGLVRAVWTDDMTASTSINPQVAHYTGQAELAQVIQQGLDLRKAGDFDGATAKLGRAVQLAGASGNADTAKLLAKVVDVVDAATGTVRLKAKVAEADEMTLETRSTKTVRVKK from the coding sequence ATGGCCAATTTCGCGAAGTCGAACGTGCCGCAGTTCTCGATGGACGTCTACCAGAACGAGTACCTGCCCGAGGGCGGCAGCGAGGTCAACGCGATCGTCACGGTGTCGGCGACCGGCGGCGGCACGATCGGCAGCGCCGTCACCGCCCCGCACCTGTACGCGCCGGGGCAGGGCCCGTCGGCGGCCGTGGCGGTCATGGTGGACTGCTCGGGCTCCATGGACTACCCGCCGGCCAAGATGCGCAACGCCCGTGACGCCACGGCCGCCGCGATCGACACCCTGCGCGACGGCGTCCACTTCGCGGTGATCGGCGGCACGCACGTCGCCACGGAGGTCTATCCGGGCGGCGGGCGCCTCGCGGTCGCCGACGCGCGCACCCGCGCCGAGGCCAGGGAGGCGCTGCGCCGGCTGAGCGCGGGCGGCGGTACGGCCATCGGCACCTGGCTGCGGCTCGCCGACCGCCTGCTGGCCTCGGCGGACGTCGCCATCCGGCACGGCATCCTGCTCACCGACGGCCGCAACGAGCACGAGGCGCCCGCGGACCTGAAGTCCGCGCTCGACGCGTGCGCCGGCCGGTTCACGTGTGACGCGCGGGGCGTGGGCACCGACTGGGAAGTGAAAGAAGTCACAGGGATCGCCTCCGCGTTGCTCGGCACCGCCGACATCGTGGCCGATCCGGCCGCGCTCGCCGCCGACTTCACGCGGATGATGGAGGCGGCCATGGGCAAGGAGGTCGCCGACGTCGCGCTCAGAGTGTGGACGCCGGTCGGCACGAGCATCCGCTTCGTCAAGCAAGTCGCGCCCACGGTAGAGGAGTTGACCGGCCGTCGTACCGAGGCCGGGCCGCGCGCCGGGGACTATCCGACCGGTTCCTGGGGCGACGAGTCCCGCGACTACCACCTCTGTGTCGAGGTCCCGCCGGCCGGAATCGGCCGCGAGATGCTGGCCGCGCGCGTCTCCCTGGTCATCCCGGAAGCGGATGGAACGGTACAGAACCTCGGGGCGCAGGGGCTCGTACGGGCCGTGTGGACCGACGACATGACGGCCTCGACCTCGATCAATCCCCAGGTCGCGCACTACACCGGCCAGGCCGAACTGGCACAGGTCATCCAGCAAGGGCTCGATCTGCGCAAAGCAGGCGATTTCGACGGAGCAACGGCCAAACTGGGGCGGGCGGTTCAGCTCGCCGGGGCCTCGGGGAACGCGGATACTGCGAAACTGCTTGCGAAGGTGGTGGACGTGGTCGACGCGGCGACAGGTACTGTGCGGTTGAAGGCGAAGGTCGCGGAAGCCGACGAGATGACTCTCGAGACCCGGTCCACCAAGACCGTTCGCGTGAAGAAGTGA